In the Setaria italica strain Yugu1 chromosome VI, Setaria_italica_v2.0, whole genome shotgun sequence genome, one interval contains:
- the LOC101778839 gene encoding homeobox-leucine zipper protein ROC7, translating to MPGGMMIPGRNMPTAAAMIGGLASYAASLGQNMMDGQHQLAVMQQQQHQNHGQQQQPVTSESDMHGSRHDELLMESKSGSDNMEGGAGSGSGGEELQEEDLSLQQPRKKRYHRHTQHQIQELEAFFKEFPHPDDKQRKELSRELGLEPLQVKFWFQNKRTQMKTQQERQENTQLRAENEKLRAENARYKDALANAACPNCGGPATAVIGEMSFDEHHLRIENARLHDEIDRISAIAAKYVGKPVASLLPNSSNISSVVATAAPYPQPLSTHHIIPGAADMFGGLHHRGAAAGFDKPLVIELAVAAMEELVRMAQLGEPLWVPALVDGAATETLNEEEYAHGFPRGVGPKSPELHSEASRETVVVIMNHVNLVEMLMDVNQWSTLFSSIVSRAATLEVLSTGVAGNYNGALQLMTAEFQVPSPLVPTRESQFVRYCKQHTDGSWAVVDVSLDGLRAGGAVGLRGRRRPSGCLIREMPNGYSRVTWVEHVEADDAMVHDLYRPLVSSGLAFGAQRWAAALERQCERLASAMASGVPAASTGGDAAGVVNSAEGRRSMLRLAERMVASFCGGVTASTTHQWTTLSGSGPEDVRVMTRKSVDDPGRPPGIILNAATSFWLPVPPARVFGFLRDDATRSEWDILSNGGDVQEMAHIANGRDHGNAVSLLRVNNANSNQSNMLILQECCTDKTGSYVIYAPVDVVAMNVVLNGGDPDYVALLPSGFAILPDGPGAGGGGSLLTVAFQILVDSVPTAKLSLGSVATVNSLIACTVERIKAALAADNTAGGGARPPPYGDE from the exons AACATGATGGATGGGCAGCATCAACTTGCggtgatgcagcagcagcagcatcagaaCCATGGCCAACAGCAGCAACCTGTCACGAGCGAGAGTGACATGCATGGCTCACGCCACGATGAGCTGCTGATGGAGAGCAAGTCCGGCAGCGACAACATGGAGGGCGGTGCCGGGTCAGGCTCTGGTGGCGAAGAGCTGCAGGAGGAGGACCTCAGCTTGCAGCAGCCCCGCAAGAAGCGCTACCACCGCCACACCCAGCACCAGATCCAGGAGCTCGAAGC GTTCTTCAAGGAGTTCCCACACCCTGACGACAAACAGAGGAAAGAGCTGAGCCGGGAGCTGGGCCTGGAGCCTCTGCAGGTAAAGTTTTGGTTCCAGAACAAGCGCACCCAGATGAAG ACGCAGCAGGAGCGGCAGGAGAACACACAGCTGCGGGCTGAGAACGAGAAGCTACGTGCTGAGAACGCACGCTACAAGGACGCACTTGCCAATGCTGCCTGCCCCAACTGTGGCGGCCCTGCCACAGCTGTCATTGGTGAGATGTCCTTCGATGAGCACCACCTCCGCATTGAGAACGCGCGCCTCCACGATGAGATCGATCGTATCTCTGCCATTGCCGCCAAGTACGTTGGAAAGCCCGTCGCCAGCCTGCTGCCCAACTCATCAAACATCTCCTCCGTTGTTGCTACTGCCGCACCTTACCCGCAGCCGCTCTCCACCCACCACATCATCCCTGGAGCAGCGGACATGTTTGGCGGCCTCCACCATCGTGGAGCTGCAGCAGGGTTTGACAAGCCTCTGGTGATCGAGCTTGCTGTGGCCGCCATGGAGGAGCTGGTCCGGATGGCCCAGCTTGGCGAGCCACTCTGGGTCCCTGCCCTGGTTGACGGCGCTGCCACTGAAACTCTCAATGAAGAGGAGTATGCTCATGGGTTCCCCAGGGGTGTGGGGCCCAAGTCACCGGAACTCCACTCGGAGGCCTCACGGGAGACTGTCGTTGTCATCATGAACCATGTCAACCTCGTCGAGATGCTCATGGATGTG AACCAGTGGTCGACATTGTTCTCAAGCATCGTGTCGCGGGCTGCCACGCTTGAGGTGCTGTCCACCGGTGTCGCTGGCAACTACAATGGCGCACTGCAGCTG ATGACAGCAGAGTTCCAGGTGCCGTCACCGCTGGTGCCGACCCGTGAGAGCCAGTTTGTGCGCTATTGCAAGCAGCACACGGACGGCAGCTGGGCAGTGGTGGATGTGTCCCTTGACGGCCTGCGTGCAGGTGGTGCAGTGGGCTTgcgtgggcgccgccgcccctcgggCTGCCTGATCCGAGAGATGCCAAATGGCTACTCCCGCGTGACATGGGTGGAGCATGTGGAGGCAGATGACGCGATGGTGCATGACCTTTACCGTCCACTGGTGAGCTCTGGGCTGGCGTTCGGCGCGCAGCGGTGGGCAGCTGCACTGGAGAGGCAGTGCGAGCGCCTTGCCAGCGCCATGGCCAGCGGTGTCCCTGCAGCATCCACAGGAGGTGATGCCGCAGGCGTGGTGAACTCAGCTGAGGGACGCCGGAGCATGCTCCGGCTTGCAGAGCGGATGGTAGCAAGCTTCTGTGGTGGCGTGACTGCATCAACAACGCACCAGTGGACGACACTGTCGGGGAGTGGCCCTGAGGACGTGCGCGTGATGACACGCAAGAGTGTAGATGACCCTGGCCGCCCTCCCGGCATCATCCTCAACGCAGCCACCTCCTTCTGGCTCCCTGTGCCGCCCGCACGCGTCTTCGGCTTCCTCCGCGACGACGCCACCCGCAGTGAGTGGGACATCCTGTCCAATGGCGGCGACGTGCAGGAGATGGCGCACATCGCCAACGGCCGAGACCACGGCAACGCTGTCTCACTGCTCCGTGTCAAT AACGCCAACTCGAACCAGAGCAACATGCTGATCCTGCAGGAGTGCTGCACCGACAAGACAGGTTCCTACGTGATCTATGCTCCCGTGGACGTGGTGGCCATGAATGTGGTGCTCAACGGCGGGGACCCAGACTACGTGGCGCTGCTGCCATCGGGCTTTGCCATCCTGCCCGACGGTCCtggtgcgggcggcggtgggtcTCTCCTGACCGTGGCGTTCCAGATCCTTGTGGACTCCGTGCCCACCGCCAAGCTCTCCCTGGGCTCCGTCGCCACCGTCAACAGCCTCATCGCCTGCACCGTCGAGCGTATCAAGGCCGCCCTCGCTGCTGACAACactgccggcggtggcgcccgaCCACCACCCTATG GTGATGAATGA